From Penaeus monodon isolate SGIC_2016 chromosome 6, NSTDA_Pmon_1, whole genome shotgun sequence, the proteins below share one genomic window:
- the LOC119574085 gene encoding WAP four-disulfide core domain protein 3-like gives MKIRGSRVLVYYGQMFVIFARQQDFDPVQSKSQASLVVLLSVLRSHYEMPVPLLTLLFFCFAMAPMPVQTENPGHCPKPSPDLVTICIYKCNSDADCPAGKKCCSYGCMKDCFTAVKPHLKACPAELSLEPNCEYSCDKKQDCAVHEICCYNGCGFECVATK, from the exons ATGAAAATTCGGGGATCTCGTGTCCTCGTATATT ATG GGCAGATGTTCGTCATATTCGCTCGACAGCAAGATTTTGATCCAGTCCAGTCTAAGTCTCAGGCAAGTCTAGTTGTTTTACTTTCAGTTCTAAG GTCGCACTACGAGATGCCTGTGCCTCTTCTGaccctccttttcttctgcttcgcCATGGCACCAATGCCGG TTCAGACAGAGAATCCTGGCCATTGCCCCAAGCCTTCTCCAGATTTGGTAACCATTTGTATTTACAAGTGCAACAGTGATGCGGATTGTCCTGCAGGAAAAAAATGTTGCAGTTATGGTTGCATGAAAGACTGCTTTACAGCAG TAAAACCACACTTGAAAGCCTGTCCAGCCGAACTTAGCCTGGAGCCCAACTGCGAGTACAGTTGTGACAAGAAGCAAGACTGTGCTGTGCATGAAATCTGTTGCTATAACGGTTGTGGCTTCGAATGTGTGGCTACGA AATGA